One part of the Mangrovibacillus cuniculi genome encodes these proteins:
- the ahrC gene encoding transcriptional regulator AhrC/ArgR produces the protein MNKGQRHIKIREIISQNDIETQDELVDSLKAQGFQITQATVSRDIKELHLVKVPLVDGKYKYSLPADQRFNPLQKLKRTLIDAFVKVDAAGHMLVLKTLPGNANAVGALIDHLEWNEILGTICGDDTCLIICRTPEDTKTITSRLLDLL, from the coding sequence ATTAATAAAGGACAACGCCATATAAAAATTCGAGAAATTATTTCTCAAAACGACATTGAAACACAGGACGAGCTAGTAGATTCTCTGAAAGCACAAGGATTTCAAATTACACAAGCTACAGTTTCACGTGACATAAAAGAATTGCACTTAGTAAAAGTGCCACTTGTAGATGGCAAATACAAATACAGCTTACCAGCAGATCAACGGTTTAATCCTTTACAGAAATTAAAGCGAACACTAATAGATGCATTCGTTAAAGTTGATGCAGCTGGACATATGCTAGTGTTAAAAACCTTACCAGGTAACGCAAATGCTGTTGGGGCATTAATTGATCATCTAGAATGGAATGAAATTCTTGGTACGATTTGTGGAGATGACACTTGTTTAATTATCTGTCGAACACCAGAGGATACGAAAACAATTACATCACGTCTTCTTGATCTACTTTAA
- the xseA gene encoding exodeoxyribonuclease VII large subunit has translation MQTTFITVRSLTKYIKKKFDVDPYLKRVWVKGELSNVKIHTSGHIYFTLKDEHARILAVMFSSAAKNLPFKPESGMNVFVEADVSVYEQTGQYQLYVHAMEPDGKGALYVAYEQLKQKLEQEGLFATARKRSIPAYPAKVGLITSKTGAAVQDMMTTLKRRYPIAEVLLFPALVQGTQAPSSIVEAIQKANMDQTLDVLLVGRGGGSIEELWAFNEEIVARAIEESSIPVISAVGHETDFTIADFVADLRAPTPTAAAELAVPNILDVVATVETKTQQIRLAMKNLMENQKTKLKSIQNKPVFTRPDLMLRYPTERLSRAEQVLQQLPVRILENKKMKMEHLTSRMTNQHPLSRVEKLQKNLSYLDQQLNYGMKKHMIQSTHSFSTVLTKLEGLNPLAIMNRGYSVTYKEEDNLIKSIRQVEENDSIHVRMVDGTLYCTVNGKEEKPHDKN, from the coding sequence ATGCAAACTACTTTTATTACCGTTCGTTCTTTAACAAAATACATCAAAAAGAAGTTTGACGTAGATCCTTATTTAAAGCGCGTTTGGGTAAAAGGGGAATTATCCAATGTGAAAATACATACTAGTGGACACATTTATTTTACATTAAAAGATGAACATGCTCGAATTTTAGCAGTGATGTTTTCTTCGGCAGCAAAAAACTTACCATTTAAACCGGAAAGTGGAATGAACGTTTTTGTAGAAGCGGATGTGTCTGTTTACGAACAAACTGGGCAATACCAGTTATATGTGCATGCAATGGAGCCAGACGGCAAAGGTGCTCTATATGTAGCATATGAACAACTAAAGCAAAAGCTAGAACAGGAAGGGTTATTCGCTACAGCGCGAAAAAGATCTATACCTGCTTATCCTGCAAAAGTTGGACTAATTACTTCAAAAACTGGCGCCGCAGTTCAAGATATGATGACTACACTTAAACGAAGGTATCCAATTGCGGAAGTTTTATTATTTCCTGCATTAGTTCAAGGAACACAAGCACCTTCTTCAATAGTGGAAGCTATTCAAAAAGCTAATATGGATCAAACGCTGGACGTATTACTGGTAGGTCGAGGTGGAGGATCTATTGAAGAACTATGGGCATTTAACGAAGAGATTGTAGCTAGAGCTATTGAGGAGTCCTCTATACCGGTCATATCAGCAGTAGGTCATGAAACGGATTTTACCATTGCTGATTTTGTAGCTGATTTAAGAGCTCCTACACCTACTGCTGCAGCTGAATTAGCCGTTCCTAATATACTAGATGTAGTAGCTACTGTCGAAACAAAGACGCAACAGATTCGTTTAGCTATGAAAAATTTAATGGAAAATCAAAAGACGAAGTTGAAAAGTATACAAAATAAGCCTGTTTTCACACGACCGGATTTAATGTTACGGTATCCTACAGAACGATTAAGTAGAGCAGAACAAGTACTGCAACAACTCCCTGTTCGTATACTAGAAAATAAGAAAATGAAAATGGAACATTTGACTTCACGCATGACTAATCAGCACCCTTTGAGCAGAGTGGAAAAACTTCAAAAAAACTTATCGTACCTCGATCAACAGTTGAATTATGGAATGAAGAAACATATGATACAGTCTACTCATTCCTTTAGTACTGTTTTAACAAAACTTGAAGGACTAAACCCTCTCGCAATTATGAACAGAGGTTATAGTGTTACATATAAAGAAGAAGATAATCTTATTAAATCCATTAGACAAGTGGAAGAAAATGATTCTATACATGTACGAATGGTTGATGGAACGCTCTATTGCACGGTGAATGGGAAGGAGGAAAAACCGCATGACAAAAACTAG
- a CDS encoding polyprenyl synthetase family protein codes for MEIAKTLGKYIPPVEQRIMEWIDGAAVAETLHKSMRYSMEAGGKRMRPSLLLATIESLGGNIDKGLDAAAAIEMVHTYSLIHDDLPSMDNDSLRRGKPTNHVVFGEATAILAGDALLTLAFQAIAHSTTLTNQQKVHLIGDLSSHAGSKGMVGGQMLDMEGEKQSLPLEKLQQVHELKTGKLLTFSIVAGAKIAEASEDTIKKLENFSYHLGIAFQIKDDILDVEGLEEVIGKSVGKDQSTEKSTYPSLLTLQGAKQKLQFHIRQAAELLEDYSGDNQVLLQLVEWVEKRDR; via the coding sequence ATGGAAATTGCAAAAACGTTAGGTAAGTATATTCCACCTGTAGAACAAAGGATAATGGAATGGATTGATGGAGCTGCTGTTGCAGAAACCTTACATAAATCTATGCGTTATTCCATGGAGGCTGGTGGAAAAAGAATGCGTCCATCTTTATTATTAGCTACAATAGAGTCTCTTGGTGGTAACATTGATAAAGGATTAGACGCAGCCGCTGCCATTGAGATGGTACATACATATTCTTTAATTCATGATGATTTACCAAGTATGGATAATGATAGCCTTCGAAGAGGAAAGCCAACAAATCATGTTGTGTTTGGTGAAGCTACTGCAATCTTGGCTGGAGATGCATTATTGACGCTTGCATTCCAAGCAATTGCTCATTCCACTACACTGACGAATCAGCAAAAAGTTCATCTAATAGGCGATCTTTCCTCTCATGCTGGTTCAAAAGGCATGGTTGGTGGACAAATGCTGGATATGGAAGGGGAAAAACAATCGCTACCTTTGGAAAAATTACAGCAAGTGCATGAACTAAAAACAGGTAAACTACTTACCTTTAGTATTGTAGCTGGTGCCAAAATTGCAGAGGCAAGTGAAGACACTATTAAAAAATTAGAAAATTTCTCTTATCATTTAGGAATCGCTTTTCAGATTAAAGATGATATTCTTGATGTGGAAGGCCTAGAAGAAGTCATAGGAAAGTCTGTTGGAAAAGACCAGTCTACGGAAAAAAGTACATATCCCTCTTTGTTAACACTTCAAGGTGCAAAACAAAAACTACAATTCCACATTAGACAAGCGGCAGAGTTATTGGAAGATTACAGTGGTGATAATCAAGTTCTTTTACAATTAGTAGAGTGGGTAGAAAAGCGAGACCGATAA
- the xseB gene encoding exodeoxyribonuclease VII small subunit: protein MTKTRTFEETMQELEVIVRKLEEGDVPLEEALTYYQKGMELSKWCHEKLQHVEEEMTKVVTDSKTGKNEE from the coding sequence ATGACAAAAACTAGAACGTTTGAAGAAACAATGCAAGAGTTAGAAGTGATTGTAAGAAAATTGGAAGAAGGAGATGTCCCTTTAGAAGAGGCATTGACCTATTATCAAAAAGGAATGGAACTTTCTAAGTGGTGCCATGAGAAGCTACAACATGTAGAAGAAGAAATGACAAAAGTAGTCACAGATTCTAAAACAGGGAAAAATGAGGAGTAA
- a CDS encoding TlyA family RNA methyltransferase produces MKAKKQRVDILLVEKGLVETREKAKRAIMAGLVFSNETRLDKPGEKIEEDSPLRVKGNVMPYVSRGGYKLEKAIKEFHVNVQDKVMVDIGASTGGFTDCALQNGAAFSYALDVGYNQLAWKLRQDERVKVMERTNFRYVTPADFDQGLPSLASIDVSFISLRLILPVLRTILVQDSDVLMLIKPQFEAGREQVGKKGIVRDPKVHEEVLDRIISFSLKEGFDLINLSYSPITGGDGNIEFLAHLSWKGLEGHTGVNHLQQSFRTVVEEAHEVLKQKSDTP; encoded by the coding sequence ATGAAAGCAAAAAAACAACGTGTTGATATACTACTGGTTGAAAAAGGACTAGTAGAAACTAGAGAAAAAGCTAAAAGAGCCATTATGGCTGGTTTAGTTTTCAGTAATGAGACAAGATTAGATAAACCTGGTGAAAAAATTGAAGAGGACTCTCCATTGCGTGTAAAAGGAAACGTAATGCCTTATGTAAGCCGTGGAGGGTATAAGTTAGAAAAAGCTATAAAAGAATTTCATGTGAATGTACAGGATAAGGTTATGGTTGACATTGGTGCGTCCACAGGTGGTTTTACGGATTGCGCTTTACAGAATGGAGCAGCTTTTTCCTATGCTTTAGACGTTGGGTACAACCAACTTGCCTGGAAGCTTCGTCAAGATGAAAGAGTAAAAGTAATGGAAAGAACGAATTTTCGCTACGTTACTCCAGCGGACTTTGATCAAGGTTTACCATCCCTAGCTTCTATCGATGTTTCATTTATTTCCCTTCGATTAATTCTTCCTGTTTTGAGAACTATTTTAGTTCAAGATAGTGACGTGTTAATGTTGATTAAACCTCAATTTGAAGCGGGTAGAGAACAGGTAGGAAAAAAAGGAATTGTGCGTGATCCTAAAGTGCATGAAGAAGTACTGGACAGAATTATCTCTTTTTCCCTTAAGGAAGGGTTTGATTTAATAAATCTTTCGTACTCACCTATTACAGGTGGAGACGGTAACATTGAGTTCTTAGCACACCTTTCTTGGAAAGGTCTTGAAGGGCACACAGGTGTTAATCACCTACAACAAAGTTTTCGCACTGTAGTGGAAGAAGCCCATGAAGTATTAAAACAAAAATCAGACACGCCATGA
- a CDS encoding IS3 family transposase (programmed frameshift): protein MSQFSKEQKLLAVYRYQTENVSYRSLSKELGIDPSVLRHWVALVHYHGDTAFSFPYTNYSSAFKLKVIKSVKGLDYSIRKAAAIFQIPDPSMVRKWIRKWESQGSQAFQEEVRLVDMTKSKNTKQDKQSNPSIEELQKELDYLRMENAYLKKLKGLSSGKITKEMKAKVIYELRHEFPVKDLVKVARISRSTYYFIVKCWQRKDPDRKWKRRIKFIYKKHKGRLGYRRITDILQEKGHCINKKKVYRIMGDLGLRCIVRMKKYQSYISGFGKASENILNRNFHASKPNQKWVTDITEFKLFGQKLYFSPILDLFNGEIISYTLQTRPTYDLVENMMLQALTRKKTSDDLLIHSDQGWHYRMPQYRRLLKDHNITQSMSRKGNCYDNAVIENFFGIFKSEFIQLEQFESVEHFIHELENYIFYYNNLRIKSKLNRKSPVAYRRNYEQAA, encoded by the exons TTGTCCCAATTTTCTAAAGAACAAAAGTTACTTGCTGTTTATCGATATCAAACTGAAAATGTAAGTTATCGCTCGTTATCCAAAGAACTAGGAATTGATCCTTCGGTCCTTCGACATTGGGTGGCATTAGTTCACTATCATGGAGATACTGCGTTTTCCTTTCCCTATACAAACTATTCTTCAGCCTTTAAACTAAAAGTAATTAAATCCGTTAAAGGCTTGGACTATTCTATTAGGAAAGCAGCTGCTATTTTTCAAATTCCTGATCCTTCTATGGTGCGTAAATGGATTAGGAAGTGGGAAAGTCAAGGATCCCAAGCCTTTCAAGAAGAAGTGAGGCTAGTAGACATGACCAAATCAAAAAATACCAAACAAGATAAACAATCAAATCCATCAATAGAAGAACTTCAAAAAGAACTGGATTATCTGAGAATGGAAAATGCTTATTTAAAAAAGTTGAAAG GCCTTAGTTCAGGAAAAATCACCAAAGAAATGAAAGCCAAGGTAATATATGAACTAAGGCATGAATTCCCCGTTAAAGACCTAGTTAAAGTAGCTAGAATTTCAAGAAGCACTTACTATTTCATTGTGAAGTGTTGGCAAAGAAAAGATCCTGATCGAAAATGGAAACGACGCATTAAATTCATCTATAAAAAACATAAAGGTCGATTAGGATATAGACGAATTACAGACATTCTCCAAGAAAAGGGTCACTGTATAAACAAAAAGAAAGTCTATCGTATCATGGGTGATTTGGGGTTACGCTGTATAGTAAGAATGAAAAAATATCAATCGTACATCAGTGGGTTCGGAAAAGCTTCTGAAAACATATTAAATCGTAATTTCCATGCCTCAAAGCCCAATCAAAAATGGGTGACAGATATTACGGAATTTAAACTATTTGGACAGAAACTATATTTCTCACCTATATTAGATTTATTTAATGGTGAGATTATTTCCTATACCCTTCAAACAAGACCGACATACGATTTAGTAGAAAATATGATGCTCCAAGCCCTTACTCGTAAAAAAACAAGTGATGATTTATTAATTCACTCAGATCAGGGGTGGCATTATCGAATGCCCCAATATCGTCGATTATTGAAAGATCACAATATCACCCAAAGTATGTCTAGAAAAGGAAACTGTTACGATAACGCAGTTATAGAGAACTTCTTTGGGATATTTAAATCAGAATTTATACAGTTAGAACAATTTGAGAGTGTAGAGCACTTCATACATGAATTAGAAAATTACATTTTTTACTACAATAACTTAAGAATTAAATCTAAACTAAATAGAAAAAGCCCAGTTGCCTATAGAAGAAATTATGAGCAAGCAGCTTAA
- the folD gene encoding bifunctional methylenetetrahydrofolate dehydrogenase/methenyltetrahydrofolate cyclohydrolase FolD, protein MKPTILDGREVSASLRSSLQEECKELVEKGHQPGLAVVLVGNNQASRTYVNMKKKAAEALGFHFELIELPEETSEVELLTIVEQYNRLQHIDGILVQLPLPEHIHEQRVIEAISPDKDVDGFHPVNVGRLSIGLPGLKSCTPYGIMKMLEYYGVDLEGKNAVIVGRSNIVGKPMAQLLLQENATVTIAHSRTQNLSAVTKQADVLISAVGVKGLITKNHVKPGAVVVDVGMNRDEEGKLCGDVEYNELLSLVSAITPVPGGVGPMTITMLLNNTIEAARHRLLTSAYSYTSR, encoded by the coding sequence ATGAAACCGACTATATTAGACGGACGAGAAGTATCTGCATCATTAAGAAGTTCATTGCAAGAAGAATGTAAAGAATTAGTTGAAAAAGGTCATCAACCTGGATTGGCAGTTGTGTTGGTTGGAAACAATCAAGCATCTAGAACATATGTCAATATGAAAAAGAAAGCAGCAGAGGCTTTAGGTTTTCATTTTGAACTAATTGAACTTCCAGAAGAAACGTCGGAAGTGGAACTTTTAACAATTGTAGAACAATATAATCGTTTGCAACATATTGATGGGATCTTGGTACAACTTCCTCTCCCAGAGCATATTCACGAACAAAGAGTCATTGAAGCAATTTCTCCCGATAAAGACGTTGATGGATTTCATCCTGTTAACGTAGGTAGATTATCTATTGGTTTACCGGGATTAAAGTCATGTACTCCCTATGGAATAATGAAGATGCTAGAGTACTATGGTGTTGATTTAGAAGGGAAGAACGCTGTGATAGTTGGTAGATCTAACATTGTTGGAAAACCAATGGCGCAACTTCTTCTTCAAGAAAATGCCACGGTTACCATTGCACACTCTCGTACGCAAAATCTTTCTGCAGTTACAAAACAGGCAGATGTACTAATATCAGCTGTTGGAGTAAAAGGGTTAATTACAAAGAATCACGTAAAACCTGGAGCTGTTGTTGTGGATGTTGGGATGAATCGAGATGAAGAAGGGAAGCTTTGTGGAGATGTCGAGTACAATGAACTTTTATCGTTAGTATCGGCTATTACCCCAGTTCCTGGTGGAGTAGGCCCAATGACGATTACCATGTTATTAAATAACACAATCGAAGCAGCGAGGCATCGGTTGTTAACGTCCGCTTATTCTTATACTTCTAGGTAA